One genomic segment of Desulfocapsa sulfexigens DSM 10523 includes these proteins:
- the ilvD gene encoding dihydroxy-acid dehydratase has translation MTIPLRSNTTTQGRKMAGARSLWRANGVKEEQFGKPIIAIVNSFTQFVPGHVHLHEIGQHLKKRIAERGCFAAEFNTIAIDDGIAMGHAGMLYSLPSRELIADSVEYMCNAHTVDAMICISNCDKITPGMLMAAMRLNIPTIFVSGGPMEAGVDGEKRYDLVDAMVMGADREVSDAEVDVVERCACPTCGSCSGMFTANSMNSLNEALGMALPGNGTIVATHANRMNLFERAAERIVDMTDAWYNREDASVLPRNIATRAAFLNSMTLDIAMGGSTNTVLHLLAIAKEAEVDFSMADIDALSRRIPNLCKVAPSSHYHMEDVNRAGGIMAILAELDRAGMIDSSVSRVEGKTLKTILEGWDVAAESCNEEARKLYLSAPAQNGRNLVMGSQQSMYESADLDRADGCIRDVEHAYSKDGGLAVLYGNIALDGCIVKTAGVDPSIFDFQGTAKVYSSQEAACEAILDGTVKAGDVVIIRYEGPKGGPGMQEMLYPTSYLKSVHLGKECALITDGRFSGGTSGLSIGHVSPEAAAGGAIALVQEGDAVEINIPKRKINVLVSDEELSRRRTEELEKGRDAFSPVDRDRHVSQALKAYAMFAASADKGAVRILPESI, from the coding sequence ATGACGATCCCATTACGAAGCAATACAACGACCCAAGGAAGGAAAATGGCTGGAGCCCGCAGTCTCTGGCGTGCCAACGGGGTTAAGGAAGAGCAGTTTGGCAAGCCAATTATCGCCATAGTCAATTCCTTTACCCAGTTTGTACCAGGTCATGTACACCTGCACGAAATAGGCCAGCACCTGAAGAAACGGATCGCTGAACGTGGGTGTTTTGCGGCGGAATTTAATACCATCGCCATCGACGACGGTATTGCCATGGGCCATGCTGGAATGTTGTACTCTCTGCCGTCACGGGAACTTATTGCCGACAGTGTGGAATACATGTGTAATGCCCACACCGTTGATGCCATGATCTGTATCTCCAACTGTGATAAAATTACTCCGGGCATGCTGATGGCAGCGATGCGACTCAATATCCCAACGATCTTTGTCTCCGGTGGCCCAATGGAGGCGGGGGTTGATGGTGAAAAACGCTATGACCTTGTGGATGCCATGGTAATGGGTGCAGACCGCGAGGTGAGTGATGCCGAGGTTGATGTGGTGGAACGCTGTGCCTGCCCAACCTGTGGCTCATGCTCCGGGATGTTCACTGCAAATTCCATGAACTCATTGAATGAGGCGCTTGGAATGGCGCTGCCTGGAAACGGGACCATTGTTGCCACCCATGCAAACAGGATGAACCTTTTTGAGCGTGCAGCAGAACGTATAGTTGATATGACCGATGCCTGGTACAACAGGGAAGATGCCTCGGTGCTGCCGCGCAACATTGCAACTCGCGCTGCCTTTTTAAATTCCATGACCCTGGATATTGCCATGGGTGGTTCGACAAATACGGTATTGCATCTTCTGGCTATTGCTAAAGAGGCTGAAGTCGATTTCAGCATGGCTGATATTGATGCACTGTCACGAAGAATACCAAACCTCTGTAAAGTTGCACCTTCTTCGCATTATCATATGGAAGATGTGAATCGGGCCGGTGGTATTATGGCAATTCTTGCAGAACTCGACAGGGCCGGAATGATTGACAGCAGTGTCAGTCGAGTTGAAGGGAAAACCCTTAAAACTATTCTTGAAGGCTGGGATGTGGCAGCCGAAAGCTGTAATGAAGAGGCTCGTAAACTCTATCTCAGTGCTCCTGCGCAAAATGGACGGAATCTTGTTATGGGGTCACAGCAAAGTATGTACGAGAGCGCAGACCTCGATCGGGCTGATGGGTGTATCCGTGATGTGGAACACGCTTATAGTAAGGATGGCGGGCTGGCAGTATTGTACGGGAATATTGCACTCGACGGTTGTATCGTGAAAACGGCCGGTGTTGATCCGTCTATTTTTGATTTTCAGGGAACTGCTAAAGTCTATTCCTCACAGGAAGCTGCCTGTGAGGCTATTCTTGATGGTACCGTCAAGGCAGGGGATGTTGTGATTATCCGTTACGAAGGCCCCAAGGGTGGGCCTGGAATGCAGGAAATGTTGTATCCCACTTCCTATCTCAAATCAGTCCACCTTGGAAAAGAGTGTGCTCTCATCACCGATGGCCGTTTCTCAGGAGGTACATCGGGACTTTCCATTGGTCATGTGTCACCCGAGGCAGCGGCTGGTGGTGCCATCGCTCTCGTTCAGGAGGGTGATGCAGTTGAGATTAATATTCCAAAACGGAAGATAAACGTTCTTGTCTCGGATGAAGAGCTTTCCAGGCGAAGGACAGAGGAGTTGGAGAAGGGGCGGGATGCCTTTTCACCCGTTGATCGTGACCGTCATGTTTCACAGGCTCTCAAAGCCTATGCAATGTTTGCAGCTTCCGCTGATAAGGGTGCTGTCAGGATACTTCCGGAGAGTATTTAG
- a CDS encoding type IV pilus twitching motility protein PilT: MKQTEIDYWITSMLESYDNVSDLNITVGKTLQVESAGVLMPVAVSPPIKKLTPFQTEVFALNLIGNNKRLLRDLVENGSCDLSYTLGDKVRFRVNIFTQKGYFSTVLRKLETTIPTIKGMNFPKSFNKMAGELNGLVLFTGATGSGKTTSLAALLHKINMDRSVHVVTLEDPIEYIHPHVKATFNQRELGNDFSTFPSGMRAALRQAPKVILVGEMRDRETLEIGLTAAETGHLVLSTLHTIDAGQTINRILGMFEQEEQPQIRNRLADTIRWVVGQRLLPKVGGGRIAAMEVLCTSLRVKDLILNGEDEEKTFYKVIQQGSAMDMRTFDQHILELYESELITEKTAMRYCSYRNEVSRGLDTIKASRGEATSSLSGLAMEEEAEPTRW, translated from the coding sequence ATGAAACAGACAGAAATAGACTACTGGATCACATCAATGCTTGAATCCTACGATAATGTTTCCGATTTAAACATTACCGTTGGTAAAACGCTGCAGGTAGAATCTGCAGGTGTTCTTATGCCCGTTGCAGTTTCCCCGCCAATCAAAAAGCTTACGCCCTTTCAGACCGAAGTCTTCGCCCTGAACCTCATTGGTAACAATAAACGTTTGCTGAGAGATCTGGTGGAAAATGGTTCCTGTGATCTCTCATATACCTTGGGAGACAAGGTTCGATTCAGGGTTAATATTTTTACTCAGAAAGGCTACTTCAGTACCGTTCTCCGAAAACTTGAAACCACCATCCCCACCATCAAGGGGATGAATTTCCCTAAATCCTTTAATAAAATGGCCGGAGAATTGAACGGGCTGGTCCTTTTCACTGGTGCCACCGGTAGTGGAAAGACAACTTCACTGGCCGCCCTTCTTCATAAAATCAATATGGACAGGTCGGTTCATGTGGTAACCCTGGAAGATCCTATTGAGTACATCCACCCCCACGTCAAGGCGACCTTCAACCAGCGCGAACTTGGCAATGATTTCAGCACATTTCCTTCGGGGATGCGGGCAGCACTTCGCCAGGCGCCAAAGGTTATTCTGGTCGGTGAGATGCGGGATCGGGAAACTCTGGAAATTGGTCTCACCGCGGCAGAGACAGGCCATCTTGTCCTGTCCACCCTCCATACCATAGATGCAGGCCAAACCATCAACAGAATCCTAGGTATGTTTGAACAGGAGGAACAACCACAAATCAGGAATCGTCTGGCGGACACCATCCGCTGGGTCGTCGGCCAGCGCCTTCTACCAAAAGTAGGAGGCGGTCGGATAGCTGCCATGGAAGTCCTCTGTACCAGCCTGCGAGTAAAGGATCTGATCTTGAATGGTGAGGATGAGGAAAAAACCTTTTACAAGGTTATTCAACAGGGATCAGCCATGGATATGCGAACCTTTGACCAGCACATCCTTGAACTCTACGAGTCCGAATTGATCACTGAAAAAACCGCCATGCGCTACTGCTCATACAGAAATGAAGTCTCTCGCGGACTCGACACCATCAAGGCTTCACGCGGTGAGGCTACGTCATCATTGTCTGGGCTGGCCATGGAAGAAGAGGCGGAACCCACCCGCTGGTAA
- a CDS encoding CBS domain-containing protein, whose product MLTASEIMTKDVISVHPETPVAQLATLLTTHNISGVPVLDDDNNVIAVVTESDLIDQSKKLHIPTVVTILDSVFYLENPDKMEAEMKKIAATRVAEICSGTPKTISPDTRLDEIATIMAEDNIHTLPVLDEGKLVGIIGKKDIIKTLIS is encoded by the coding sequence ATGCTTACAGCCTCTGAGATTATGACCAAAGATGTTATTTCCGTTCACCCGGAAACACCGGTCGCCCAACTTGCAACACTTCTCACCACCCACAATATCAGCGGTGTCCCGGTACTTGATGATGACAACAATGTTATTGCGGTGGTTACCGAAAGTGACCTCATCGATCAGTCGAAAAAGCTCCACATTCCTACCGTTGTTACAATCCTTGACTCTGTTTTCTATCTGGAAAACCCCGACAAGATGGAAGCTGAAATGAAAAAAATTGCTGCAACCAGAGTTGCTGAAATTTGCAGCGGCACCCCCAAGACCATATCTCCTGACACCCGCCTTGATGAAATAGCAACCATAATGGCTGAAGATAACATCCATACACTTCCTGTTCTGGATGAGGGGAAACTTGTCGGTATTATAGGAAAGAAAGATATTATCAAGACACTTATCAGCTGA
- a CDS encoding 30S ribosomal protein S1: MTEELNQTTQDNDEEMSFAELFEMEENNTVVNVGDVTIGTIIGTVDDYVLVDVGDKAESYIAKSEFQLDDDIQFNVGDTFEVFVERRKDEGGLLLSREKAIAIKVWEDIAKIQEEDGTIEGKVENRVKGGMSVNIGVPAFLPYSQIDLRPVKDLDALIGESFDFKILKFNRKRNNVVISRRAILEEARSKLREKMRSVLEEGQIIKGAITNITDYGLFIDMGGMDGLCHITDLSWGRVSHPAKLYKVGQELEVKVLKYDKDHDRVSLGVKQLKADPWATVAERFPISEKTVGKVVSITDYGVFVELEEGVEGLIHVSEMTWSKKPRHPSKMVAVGDELEIMVLNIEPETKRISLGMKQLLPNPWDLVTDNYPVGSVIEGKVKNITDFGIFIGIEEGIDGLIHVSDLSWTERIKHPSEKYSKGETIQAVVLKIDKEHERFSLGIKQLEPDPWQAAYNNFPSGTIIEGKITNVTDFGVFVQLEEGIEGLVHVSEISKDKVKTPVGMYEVGDTLKAIVINVSAKDRKIGLSIKTLEEDGEEGAAENYAKKKEEAEAAAPSTFGDLLKAAAADDNAEESSEEK; the protein is encoded by the coding sequence ATGACAGAGGAACTTAACCAAACAACCCAGGACAACGACGAAGAGATGAGCTTTGCGGAACTCTTCGAAATGGAAGAAAACAATACAGTGGTTAACGTCGGCGACGTTACCATCGGTACCATTATTGGCACCGTGGACGACTACGTCCTTGTAGATGTCGGAGACAAGGCAGAGAGCTATATTGCCAAATCCGAATTCCAACTTGACGATGACATTCAATTTAATGTCGGCGACACCTTTGAAGTATTCGTAGAACGCCGCAAGGACGAAGGCGGTCTCCTGCTGTCACGGGAAAAAGCCATAGCTATCAAAGTATGGGAAGATATAGCAAAAATTCAGGAAGAAGACGGTACCATCGAAGGAAAAGTTGAAAATCGCGTCAAGGGCGGCATGTCCGTCAACATCGGTGTCCCCGCGTTCCTCCCCTATTCTCAGATAGACCTTCGACCTGTTAAAGATCTCGATGCTCTGATTGGAGAATCTTTTGATTTCAAAATTCTCAAATTTAACCGTAAACGCAACAACGTGGTTATTTCTCGTCGTGCTATCCTCGAAGAGGCTCGCTCCAAACTGCGTGAGAAAATGCGCTCGGTTCTTGAAGAAGGACAGATCATCAAGGGAGCAATCACTAATATCACCGATTACGGTCTCTTTATCGACATGGGTGGCATGGACGGTCTCTGTCATATCACCGACCTTTCCTGGGGCCGCGTTTCCCATCCCGCAAAACTGTATAAGGTTGGCCAGGAACTCGAAGTCAAGGTTCTCAAGTACGACAAAGACCACGACAGGGTATCCCTTGGTGTTAAACAGCTTAAAGCTGATCCATGGGCAACCGTTGCCGAGCGTTTCCCAATATCTGAGAAAACCGTGGGTAAGGTTGTTTCCATCACCGATTATGGTGTTTTTGTAGAGCTTGAAGAGGGCGTTGAAGGCCTGATTCATGTTTCAGAGATGACATGGTCCAAGAAGCCACGTCACCCATCCAAAATGGTAGCTGTTGGTGACGAGCTTGAGATCATGGTCCTCAACATCGAGCCTGAAACCAAACGTATCTCACTCGGAATGAAACAACTCCTTCCAAACCCCTGGGATCTGGTTACCGACAACTACCCAGTTGGTTCTGTTATCGAAGGAAAAGTCAAAAACATTACTGACTTTGGTATCTTTATTGGAATCGAGGAAGGCATTGACGGACTTATTCATGTATCCGACCTTTCCTGGACTGAGCGTATCAAACACCCCTCCGAGAAATACTCCAAGGGCGAGACCATTCAGGCCGTTGTCCTGAAGATCGACAAAGAGCACGAGCGCTTCTCATTGGGCATTAAACAGCTTGAGCCCGATCCATGGCAGGCTGCTTACAACAACTTTCCTTCAGGAACCATCATTGAAGGAAAGATCACCAACGTCACCGACTTTGGTGTCTTTGTTCAGCTCGAAGAGGGAATCGAAGGACTTGTTCACGTCTCTGAAATCTCCAAAGATAAGGTCAAGACTCCAGTTGGAATGTACGAAGTGGGCGACACTCTGAAAGCAATCGTCATCAATGTTTCTGCCAAAGACAGGAAGATCGGCCTTTCCATCAAAACTCTTGAAGAGGATGGAGAAGAAGGTGCTGCTGAGAACTACGCCAAGAAGAAAGAAGAGGCAGAAGCTGCTGCTCCTTCCACCTTCGGCGACCTGCTCAAAGCTGCTGCTGCTGACGATAACGCTGAGGAAAGTTCCGAAGAAAAGTAA
- a CDS encoding HU family DNA-binding protein, translating to MLKKELVNEVSNELSLHKSDVTTALDIMLNTMEDALKEDRRIELRGFGSFAVRKRKARSTKNPKTGTIMNIPERKTIHFTMSKSLKEALIKE from the coding sequence ATGCTAAAAAAAGAACTTGTCAATGAAGTAAGCAATGAACTGTCTCTCCATAAAAGTGATGTAACCACAGCACTCGATATTATGCTGAACACCATGGAAGATGCCTTGAAAGAAGATCGTCGCATTGAGCTTAGGGGATTTGGCAGCTTTGCCGTGAGAAAACGTAAAGCACGTAGTACCAAAAACCCTAAAACCGGAACAATTATGAATATTCCGGAACGCAAAACCATTCATTTTACCATGAGCAAATCCTTAAAAGAAGCGCTCATCAAAGAGTAA
- a CDS encoding L-threonylcarbamoyladenylate synthase: MLLAINPHNPQQRLIQQVVDGLKRGDIICYPTDTGYGIGCDFSCQKAVKRIEQIKRRPKGKPFSFMCSDLTNISNYAHVSNIAYRLLKRNLPGPYTFVLPGTKLVPKAMSTKQKTVGIRVPENPICQMLLETLGNPIINTSLPADEDDTVASDPYDIECLYGKLLDLVIDGGEVFSDPSSLIDLTGDDPVVLREGKGDVTPFL, translated from the coding sequence ATGCTGCTTGCAATAAACCCACATAACCCCCAGCAAAGATTAATACAACAGGTCGTCGATGGCCTGAAGCGTGGAGATATTATCTGTTATCCCACGGATACGGGTTATGGAATTGGCTGCGATTTCTCCTGTCAGAAGGCAGTAAAAAGAATTGAGCAGATAAAACGCAGACCAAAGGGGAAGCCTTTTTCCTTTATGTGTTCAGATCTTACAAATATCAGCAACTATGCCCATGTTTCCAACATCGCCTATCGGCTTCTGAAACGAAATCTTCCGGGTCCATATACATTTGTCCTTCCAGGAACAAAACTGGTTCCAAAGGCCATGTCCACAAAGCAGAAAACCGTTGGTATCAGAGTGCCGGAGAATCCAATTTGTCAGATGCTTCTTGAAACCCTGGGGAATCCGATTATCAACACTTCGCTTCCCGCTGATGAGGATGATACTGTTGCCTCGGATCCATATGATATCGAATGTTTGTATGGAAAACTGCTGGACCTGGTTATTGATGGTGGTGAAGTCTTTTCTGATCCTTCTTCTCTTATAGACCTTACGGGAGACGATCCAGTGGTTCTCAGGGAGGGTAAGGGGGATGTCACCCCTTTTCTGTAA
- the guaB gene encoding IMP dehydrogenase — MLSDNIETALTFDDLLLCPQASQVLPNEVSLATSLTQSIKLNAPLISAAMDSVTEHRTAIAMAREGGLGIIHKNMTIDEQAIEVERVKKSESGMIVDPITVKETHSVGEVEQIMAKYKISGLPVLRDGKLVGIVTNRDLRFVSDNGLRVGDVMTSKNLVTAKVGIDLEHSKALLHEHRIEKLLVVDDNGKLSGLITIKDLEKIKKYPLAAKDGMGRLLVGAALGVGSDIEANAQRLIDVGVDVVVVDSAHGHSQGVLDAVAKIRGTFPNLQIIAGNVATAEGTVALIKAGANCVKVGVGPGSICTTRIVAGVGVPQMTAIQKAVAAAAKYDIPIISDGGIKHSGELAKAIGAGAHTIMIGSLFAGTDETPGETFLYQGRTYKGYRGMGSLGAMRKGSSDRYFQSEVSSQSKLVPEGIEGKVPYRGPLANVIYQLLGGLRSGMGYVGAATIEELRQKAKFVQISASGLRESHVHDVIITKEAPNYRTA, encoded by the coding sequence ATGTTATCTGATAATATAGAAACCGCACTCACCTTTGACGACCTGCTTCTCTGTCCTCAAGCCTCACAGGTTCTTCCCAACGAAGTCTCTCTTGCCACCAGCCTTACTCAGTCCATCAAGCTGAACGCTCCACTGATCAGTGCTGCAATGGACTCGGTCACCGAGCACCGTACGGCCATTGCCATGGCCCGTGAAGGCGGTCTGGGTATCATTCATAAAAACATGACAATTGATGAACAGGCCATAGAAGTCGAACGGGTCAAGAAATCAGAATCTGGAATGATAGTTGATCCGATCACCGTAAAGGAAACCCATTCCGTGGGTGAAGTGGAACAAATCATGGCCAAGTACAAGATCTCCGGCCTTCCAGTGCTCCGGGACGGGAAGCTGGTGGGAATCGTCACCAACCGTGATCTGCGCTTCGTTTCAGACAATGGACTACGCGTGGGCGATGTAATGACTTCCAAAAATCTGGTTACTGCAAAAGTTGGCATTGATCTTGAGCATTCAAAAGCCCTGCTCCATGAACACCGTATCGAGAAACTTCTCGTTGTCGATGATAACGGTAAGCTCAGCGGTTTGATCACCATTAAAGATTTGGAAAAAATAAAAAAATATCCACTCGCCGCCAAGGATGGTATGGGCAGGCTTCTTGTTGGAGCAGCACTTGGGGTTGGCAGTGACATCGAGGCCAATGCTCAGAGACTGATCGATGTTGGTGTTGATGTGGTGGTCGTAGACTCAGCACATGGTCATTCCCAGGGTGTACTGGATGCGGTGGCGAAGATTCGGGGTACCTTTCCCAATCTGCAGATCATTGCCGGAAACGTTGCCACCGCGGAGGGTACGGTAGCACTAATCAAAGCCGGGGCCAATTGTGTAAAAGTTGGCGTAGGCCCGGGTTCCATCTGTACTACACGCATTGTGGCAGGTGTTGGTGTTCCGCAGATGACAGCCATTCAAAAGGCCGTTGCCGCCGCCGCCAAATATGATATCCCTATAATTTCAGACGGTGGCATTAAACATTCAGGAGAACTGGCAAAGGCCATCGGTGCAGGGGCACATACCATTATGATCGGCTCTTTGTTCGCAGGAACCGATGAGACCCCTGGCGAAACCTTCCTCTACCAGGGACGAACCTATAAAGGATATCGTGGTATGGGATCACTTGGGGCCATGCGTAAAGGTTCTTCGGATCGTTATTTTCAGTCTGAAGTTTCCAGCCAGTCTAAACTTGTCCCCGAGGGCATTGAAGGAAAAGTTCCCTATCGTGGGCCGCTTGCCAATGTTATATACCAGCTCCTTGGTGGATTGCGGTCCGGCATGGGCTATGTCGGAGCCGCAACGATTGAAGAACTGCGGCAAAAGGCAAAATTTGTTCAGATTTCCGCCTCCGGACTGCGGGAATCCCATGTCCATGATGTTATTATCACCAAAGAAGCTCCCAACTACCGTACAGCATAA
- the guaA gene encoding glutamine-hydrolyzing GMP synthase codes for MNIHDEKILILDFGSQTTQLIARRIREQKVYCEIHPFSTPLETIKEMNPTGIILSGGPRSVYDADAPLSDPGLFELDLPILGICYGAQLMMQQLGGKVENADKREFGKANLTVQFTEGLFAGLETGVPQHQVWMSHGDRIEVVAEGFETTAVSDHSPCAALRHRSKPFVAVQFHPEVVHTLIGTDVLRNFIFGICNCSPNWTMASFIESTVKGVQEKVGDNKVICALSGGVDSSVTAALVHKAIGDQLTCIYVDNGLMRTGESESILRFFREKSQLNVIAVDAVDFFLNELADVLDPEIKRKRIGLGFIKIFEEEAAKLGEVDFLAQGTLYPDVIESVSFMGEAPIKSHHNVGGLPEIMKLDLIEPLRELFKDEVRELGLELGLPEEAIYRQPFPGPGLGIRIMGEVNRERLNIVRQADVIVLEEMKKSGWYRKVWQSFAVLLPIQTVGVMGDGRTYENVIALRSVDSRDAMTADWSKIPYDLLGVISTRIINEVRGVNRVVFDISSKPPSTIEWE; via the coding sequence ATGAACATACATGATGAAAAAATCCTGATCCTTGATTTCGGTTCCCAGACCACCCAGCTCATCGCCAGACGAATTCGTGAGCAGAAAGTCTACTGCGAAATCCATCCCTTTTCCACGCCTCTTGAAACCATTAAGGAGATGAATCCCACGGGTATCATTCTCTCAGGTGGTCCACGCTCCGTCTACGATGCTGATGCCCCTCTCTCTGATCCTGGTCTTTTTGAACTTGACCTTCCCATCCTGGGAATCTGTTACGGGGCCCAGCTGATGATGCAGCAACTAGGCGGTAAAGTTGAAAATGCTGACAAACGCGAATTTGGCAAAGCCAACCTGACGGTCCAGTTCACCGAAGGACTGTTTGCAGGACTTGAGACAGGAGTTCCACAACATCAGGTCTGGATGAGTCATGGTGATCGTATTGAAGTGGTAGCAGAAGGCTTCGAAACCACGGCCGTCAGCGATCATTCTCCCTGTGCAGCCCTCAGACACCGTTCAAAACCCTTTGTTGCAGTGCAATTTCACCCCGAAGTAGTTCATACCCTTATCGGAACGGATGTTTTGCGCAACTTTATTTTCGGGATCTGTAACTGCAGTCCCAACTGGACCATGGCCTCATTTATTGAGTCCACTGTAAAAGGAGTCCAGGAAAAAGTTGGCGACAACAAGGTTATCTGTGCCCTCTCCGGTGGTGTTGATTCTTCAGTAACAGCCGCCCTGGTTCATAAAGCCATTGGTGACCAGCTCACCTGTATCTATGTTGACAATGGTCTCATGCGTACTGGGGAGAGCGAATCCATTCTTCGCTTCTTCAGGGAAAAAAGCCAGCTCAACGTCATTGCGGTGGACGCCGTAGACTTCTTTCTCAATGAGCTTGCAGATGTGCTTGACCCTGAAATCAAGCGCAAACGAATAGGTCTTGGCTTCATTAAGATATTTGAAGAAGAGGCTGCAAAACTCGGTGAGGTGGATTTTCTGGCCCAGGGTACCCTTTACCCGGATGTCATCGAGTCCGTTTCATTTATGGGTGAGGCTCCCATAAAATCCCATCACAATGTTGGTGGATTACCAGAAATCATGAAGCTTGATCTTATCGAACCACTTCGTGAACTGTTCAAGGATGAGGTTAGAGAACTAGGCCTTGAACTTGGACTTCCTGAAGAAGCCATCTACCGCCAGCCCTTTCCCGGCCCAGGATTAGGAATCAGGATCATGGGTGAAGTCAACAGAGAACGCCTGAACATTGTTCGTCAGGCCGATGTCATAGTGCTTGAGGAAATGAAAAAGAGCGGCTGGTACCGCAAGGTATGGCAATCCTTCGCTGTTCTCCTTCCGATTCAGACCGTCGGCGTCATGGGTGACGGCCGTACCTATGAAAATGTCATCGCTCTGCGTTCCGTTGATTCCAGGGATGCCATGACTGCAGACTGGTCCAAAATCCCCTATGATCTGCTTGGAGTTATCTCGACCCGGATCATTAATGAAGTACGTGGTGTAAATCGTGTTGTTTTTGACATTTCGTCCAAACCTCCCTCCACCATTGAATGGGAGTAA